A genome region from Novosphingobium sp. G106 includes the following:
- a CDS encoding TonB-dependent receptor: MKSLAIRRHAHLAALLSATALAPLWTSSALAQGEPTASVDNNTIIVTAQRREQALEDVPMAISVVTQDTIANAGVTSLRDLGNVTSGLQIGAGGAFPQPSIRGVTTLLNGTFENNVAVYVDGVYQPVAQAINIDLPNVENVQVLKGPQGTLYGRNATGGAILLTTFIPTDTWRGKAEATYARFDDKRISGYAAGPISDAVGISIAGYLRDGDGYNRLLSRTDGTKSTGGATPIRQEALRMKARAELGNVTATLAFNYVKIDDARSNVYTPIENVNGAGNFVYATRAGAATLRQFLSTPGDHLGVQAYDLGDIMKSVQYEGSGTLDIDTGIGKLQSITSYSEVTTHNAFDFDGSYIPANYSSNVIAEKTWQQAVNYNIDAIEHVDLTLGGLYFNDHLYFPEPGKQYTGNLAGTSNGQTPGTIADYTLLSTSAFDQKKDAWALYADMTFHATEKLSINVGGRYSSEKQKVFAQISGPAAFAAFGLFRDPQNVQDTFKKFTPRVSIRYEIAPRTNVYATYSQGFRSGAYNSQAPICVNASFTGTKCTYEPAKQETINSYEVGFKTAGRNFHFDAAGFYYDYKNLQVASTFAQSGFPVTVILNAPKAKIYGAEASFDWTPVENLTIRGSGTWLHARYGDNFLFSGTGVNPAQTGINPNSDPLKSAVNCSFPNLTATAQCPVTGQQNLSGLMMSRAPNFSGNIGMDYLVPMGEGGIRFAGNVKYTTKYVPTNPSVWGNIAGVPADRQREQRFVQGAYALVNVSVTWTDPSNHYYVRAWGTNITNHKYRLHYSGTGTGTYSPMAEPAIYGGTIGFKF; encoded by the coding sequence ATGAAATCGCTCGCAATTCGGCGTCACGCACACCTTGCCGCCCTTCTCTCCGCAACCGCTCTCGCGCCACTCTGGACGAGCTCCGCACTGGCGCAAGGCGAACCGACGGCCTCGGTCGACAACAACACGATCATCGTTACCGCGCAGCGGCGCGAGCAGGCGCTCGAGGACGTGCCGATGGCGATTTCAGTGGTCACGCAGGATACGATCGCAAATGCTGGTGTCACCTCGCTGCGCGACCTTGGCAACGTCACCTCGGGCCTTCAAATCGGTGCGGGCGGCGCTTTCCCCCAGCCTTCGATACGCGGCGTTACCACGTTGCTCAACGGCACGTTCGAGAACAACGTCGCTGTATACGTCGACGGCGTTTACCAACCCGTCGCGCAGGCGATCAACATCGACCTGCCGAACGTCGAGAACGTCCAGGTGCTCAAGGGCCCGCAGGGCACACTCTATGGCCGCAATGCCACGGGCGGCGCGATCCTGTTGACGACCTTCATCCCCACCGACACTTGGCGTGGCAAGGCCGAGGCGACCTATGCCCGCTTCGACGACAAGCGCATCTCAGGCTATGCGGCCGGTCCGATTTCGGACGCCGTGGGCATCTCTATCGCTGGCTATCTGCGCGACGGCGACGGCTACAACCGCCTGCTCAGCCGCACCGACGGCACCAAGAGCACCGGCGGCGCCACGCCGATCCGCCAGGAAGCGCTGCGCATGAAGGCGCGGGCCGAGCTCGGAAACGTTACCGCCACGCTAGCCTTCAACTATGTCAAGATCGATGACGCGCGCTCTAACGTCTACACGCCGATTGAGAACGTCAACGGCGCGGGTAATTTCGTCTACGCCACGCGCGCCGGCGCTGCCACTCTGCGCCAGTTCCTGAGCACACCGGGCGATCATCTGGGCGTCCAGGCATACGACCTTGGCGACATTATGAAGTCGGTCCAGTACGAAGGCTCCGGCACCCTCGACATCGATACCGGTATCGGAAAGCTGCAGTCGATCACCTCCTACTCAGAGGTGACGACGCACAACGCGTTCGATTTCGACGGGTCTTATATCCCGGCCAACTATTCGAGCAACGTCATCGCCGAGAAAACCTGGCAACAGGCTGTCAACTACAACATCGATGCGATCGAGCACGTCGATCTGACGCTGGGCGGCCTCTACTTCAACGACCACCTCTACTTCCCTGAGCCGGGCAAGCAGTACACTGGCAATCTGGCCGGCACCAGCAACGGCCAAACGCCAGGCACGATTGCCGACTATACGCTACTGTCGACCTCCGCCTTCGACCAGAAGAAGGACGCCTGGGCGCTCTATGCCGACATGACGTTTCACGCGACCGAGAAGCTCTCGATCAATGTCGGTGGTCGTTACAGCTCGGAAAAGCAGAAAGTCTTTGCGCAGATCAGCGGTCCGGCTGCCTTTGCCGCCTTCGGCCTGTTCCGCGATCCGCAGAACGTGCAGGATACCTTCAAGAAGTTCACCCCGCGCGTCTCCATCCGTTATGAGATCGCGCCGCGAACCAACGTCTACGCGACCTATTCCCAGGGCTTCCGCAGCGGCGCGTACAACTCGCAGGCGCCGATCTGCGTGAATGCCAGCTTCACCGGCACAAAATGCACCTATGAGCCCGCCAAGCAAGAAACGATCAATTCCTACGAGGTCGGTTTCAAGACCGCAGGGCGCAACTTCCACTTCGACGCCGCGGGTTTCTACTACGACTACAAGAACCTGCAGGTGGCGAGCACCTTCGCTCAGTCGGGCTTCCCGGTGACGGTAATCCTCAACGCGCCGAAGGCCAAGATCTACGGCGCCGAGGCCAGCTTCGACTGGACGCCGGTCGAGAATTTGACCATCCGCGGTAGCGGCACCTGGCTCCACGCGCGGTATGGCGACAACTTCCTGTTCAGCGGCACGGGCGTGAACCCCGCTCAGACCGGCATCAATCCGAATTCCGATCCGCTGAAGAGCGCCGTCAACTGCTCATTCCCGAACCTGACGGCCACGGCGCAGTGTCCGGTCACAGGCCAGCAGAACCTTTCTGGCCTGATGATGTCGCGGGCACCCAACTTCTCGGGCAACATCGGCATGGACTATCTGGTGCCGATGGGCGAAGGTGGCATCCGGTTCGCCGGCAACGTCAAGTACACGACGAAATATGTGCCGACGAACCCTTCGGTCTGGGGCAACATTGCCGGTGTACCCGCCGATCGCCAGCGCGAGCAGCGCTTCGTCCAAGGAGCCTATGCGCTGGTCAACGTCTCGGTCACTTGGACCGACCCCAGCAATCATTATTACGTTCGCGCCTGGGGCACAAATATCACCAATCACAAGTACCGCCTGCACTACAGCGGCACGGGCACCGGCACCTACTCGCCGATGGCCGAGCCGGCGATTTATGGCGGGACGATCGGATTCAAGTTCTAA
- a CDS encoding alpha/beta hydrolase: MDRRELLKQACALGVAAPFIMPGRALADTDDAMILASVHPELREIARRILPFGRAPLNITTLAQQRKGAEAYGPKPSADVPYERRVIPGSKGQPDVAIYLINAAAGAARPAILFTHGGGFVTGTALSSVASLQTLCKELECVAVSVDYRLAPETTFAGSIEDNYTGLKWLHTNAAQLGVDNRRIAVMGESAGGGHAALLAITARDRGEVPLCFQCLIYPMLDDRTGVSRQMPSHVGNIVWTAEKNRFGWESFLGVKPGGRSVPGGVPARVSDLAGLPPAWIGVGSIDLFVDEDVDYAQRLNNAGVPTELILVPGAFHGFDSPFFPAKISRWFNSAKLDALRRGFGIPG, from the coding sequence ATGGATCGGCGAGAGCTTCTGAAACAGGCCTGCGCGCTGGGGGTGGCGGCACCGTTCATCATGCCCGGACGGGCACTTGCTGATACCGATGACGCGATGATCCTCGCCTCCGTTCATCCGGAACTGCGCGAAATTGCCAGACGCATTTTACCTTTCGGCAGGGCGCCGCTGAACATTACGACGCTCGCCCAGCAGCGTAAGGGTGCGGAAGCTTATGGTCCCAAGCCATCGGCGGACGTGCCCTACGAACGGCGAGTAATTCCCGGTAGCAAGGGTCAGCCTGACGTCGCGATCTATCTCATCAACGCGGCGGCTGGTGCCGCCCGGCCGGCGATCCTGTTTACCCATGGCGGCGGCTTTGTCACGGGGACCGCGCTAAGCAGCGTCGCCAGCCTGCAGACGCTGTGCAAGGAACTCGAGTGCGTGGCGGTATCGGTCGACTACCGACTGGCTCCGGAAACTACCTTTGCCGGTTCGATCGAGGACAACTATACCGGCCTGAAGTGGCTACACACCAACGCGGCGCAGCTCGGCGTCGATAACCGCCGCATTGCAGTCATGGGCGAGAGTGCTGGAGGCGGTCACGCTGCGCTTCTCGCGATCACCGCGCGGGACCGCGGTGAGGTTCCACTCTGCTTCCAGTGCCTGATCTATCCGATGTTGGACGACCGTACCGGCGTGAGCCGGCAGATGCCGAGTCATGTCGGCAACATCGTCTGGACCGCCGAGAAGAACCGCTTTGGCTGGGAGAGCTTCCTCGGGGTCAAGCCAGGAGGTCGCTCTGTTCCCGGCGGCGTGCCTGCACGCGTTTCGGATCTGGCGGGGCTACCGCCTGCATGGATTGGAGTCGGCTCGATCGACCTGTTCGTGGATGAGGATGTCGATTACGCGCAACGTCTCAACAACGCCGGTGTGCCGACCGAACTCATTTTAGTTCCAGGTGCATTCCATGGCTTCGACAGCCCGTTCTTCCCCGCGAAGATTTCGCGATGGTTCAACTCGGCAAAGCTTGACGCTTTACGTCGCGGTTTTGGCATTCCAGGATAA
- a CDS encoding DUF6933 domain-containing protein: MSNVSRQPIPTAGLEREANLPFGAMFHLHSTKKLLDRIKPEICIAGESDTALGNWYATALFWKPQVALLVSEKTLLPVLMPLAPAATLGRRLPGQLGAVLKEHGIPADFIAQELWRMNEVRYAKTANRSVVGILNEFSRQAEFWLAAYAYEKGDDDDLLAISAKLAETPCGPLYSTHLSPDKALQYLVSSGAQ, encoded by the coding sequence TTGTCGAACGTAAGCAGGCAGCCAATTCCCACCGCTGGACTCGAGCGGGAGGCCAACTTACCGTTTGGCGCGATGTTTCACCTGCATTCCACCAAGAAGCTCCTTGATCGCATCAAGCCAGAGATTTGCATAGCGGGTGAGAGCGATACCGCGCTGGGCAATTGGTATGCGACCGCTCTGTTTTGGAAACCCCAAGTAGCATTGCTGGTATCGGAGAAGACCTTGCTGCCGGTGTTGATGCCGCTGGCACCGGCCGCCACCTTGGGACGTCGCCTTCCTGGCCAGCTCGGCGCCGTTCTCAAGGAGCATGGCATCCCGGCCGATTTCATCGCGCAGGAACTGTGGCGTATGAATGAGGTTCGTTACGCCAAGACCGCAAACCGGAGCGTGGTCGGCATTCTCAACGAATTTTCCCGCCAAGCCGAATTTTGGCTGGCCGCCTATGCCTACGAGAAGGGTGATGACGACGACTTGCTAGCCATTTCCGCAAAGCTCGCAGAAACGCCGTGTGGGCCACTTTATAGCACCCATCTTTCGCCGGATAAGGCTCTTCAATATTTGGTGAGCAGCGGCGCACAGTGA
- a CDS encoding TonB-dependent receptor — MRKSAYLLGVAMLQVVSTPVFAQGAAVGADANGSDIIVTARRQEERLQDVPISITVLSQDAIADRNIVNAGDLGSYVPSLATNSNFGPERSSFSIRGFIQEGRTSPSVGVYFADVVAPRANSGTTSGNGAGVGQFFDLQNVQVLKGPQGTLFGRNTTGGAILLVPTKPTDRLEGYVEGTLGNYNERRIEAVLNIPLSDTFRLRAAVDRNKADGYLRNRSGIGPDRFADTNYVSARLSMVGDLTPDLETYTIARYSRSHTNGVLSKIISAGPYPGFPIAPGLGGFLAPLAAAQIARAQARGDGFWDVDNSVADPKEIQETWQVINTTTWKASDTLTVKNNVSYAEFKQDTAYSLFGDNYIYPAGYLANVLFPGFPGFPAGHAAGIQIKTGPSGHYASQSTFTEELQFQGNSADGRLNWQVGAYLEVSKPLNFNSGFNEIFIECTNPGAYQCSSSFLGAFGLNNISTANIKDSYNNKGLYGQATYKLTDKLSLTGGIRYTMDRMSDLSRNINTTIVRPGVATFSCQDILLFNAGTAANPIPVSASGPTGPECVQRIKISSNRPTWLIDVDYKPSNDLLLYAKYARGYRQGSIISNNFGFETFNPEKVDTFEAGAKTSVGGAVAGYFNIAAFYNNFTNQQIAVNSVVAPAYAAVIAPSQIIANAGKSRIWGIEVDASARPFQGLRLDLSYAYLNTKLISIVPPALPVFFSDLQPAADVGGPLAQSPKNRVTVTATYTLPLDESIGKISLGGTFTHTDANQVHTQRFAPTTFKVQAVDMLNLNASWDSVGGLPVDLSFFMTNVTNIKRYVYPIATYQTTGAESVYLNQPRMWGFRAKYRFGE, encoded by the coding sequence ATGAGGAAATCGGCCTATTTGCTTGGCGTGGCCATGCTTCAAGTTGTGAGCACTCCGGTATTCGCGCAAGGTGCGGCGGTCGGAGCCGATGCGAACGGCTCCGACATTATCGTGACCGCGAGGCGGCAGGAGGAACGCCTTCAGGATGTTCCAATCTCGATCACCGTGCTGAGCCAGGACGCCATTGCCGATCGAAACATCGTCAACGCGGGCGACCTCGGGAGCTATGTTCCCTCTCTCGCGACCAACTCCAATTTCGGACCTGAGCGTAGCAGTTTCTCGATCCGTGGTTTCATCCAGGAAGGCAGGACCTCGCCGTCGGTCGGAGTCTACTTCGCCGATGTGGTCGCACCGCGCGCCAACTCCGGCACGACGTCAGGCAATGGTGCCGGCGTCGGCCAGTTCTTCGACCTGCAGAACGTGCAGGTGCTCAAAGGACCGCAAGGCACGCTGTTTGGCCGCAATACGACGGGCGGCGCAATTCTTCTGGTTCCGACCAAGCCCACCGATCGCCTCGAAGGTTATGTCGAGGGCACGCTCGGTAACTACAACGAGCGGCGGATCGAAGCCGTGCTCAATATTCCGCTGAGCGACACCTTCCGCTTGCGCGCAGCGGTGGACCGCAACAAGGCCGATGGCTACCTGCGCAACCGGAGCGGGATTGGGCCAGACCGGTTTGCGGACACCAATTACGTCTCTGCGCGCCTGAGCATGGTCGGTGACCTTACACCTGATCTCGAGACCTACACGATCGCCCGTTACTCCAGGTCCCATACGAACGGCGTGCTCTCGAAGATCATCTCCGCTGGCCCCTATCCCGGCTTCCCGATAGCACCCGGCCTCGGCGGCTTCCTCGCGCCGCTGGCGGCAGCGCAGATCGCGCGTGCGCAGGCGCGCGGCGACGGTTTCTGGGATGTCGACAATTCGGTCGCCGATCCGAAGGAAATCCAGGAAACCTGGCAGGTCATCAATACCACGACCTGGAAAGCCAGCGACACGCTGACGGTCAAAAACAACGTTTCCTACGCCGAGTTCAAGCAGGACACCGCCTACAGCCTGTTCGGTGACAACTACATCTACCCAGCAGGTTACCTGGCCAATGTTCTGTTCCCCGGGTTCCCGGGTTTTCCCGCGGGCCATGCTGCGGGAATCCAGATCAAGACCGGGCCAAGCGGGCACTATGCCAGCCAGTCGACCTTCACCGAAGAGCTCCAGTTCCAGGGCAATTCGGCCGATGGCCGGCTCAACTGGCAGGTCGGTGCCTATCTGGAAGTCAGCAAGCCGCTCAATTTCAATTCGGGCTTCAACGAGATTTTCATCGAATGCACCAATCCCGGCGCCTACCAGTGCTCGTCAAGCTTTCTCGGTGCTTTCGGCCTGAACAACATCTCAACCGCCAACATCAAGGATTCGTATAACAACAAGGGCTTGTACGGACAGGCAACCTACAAGCTGACGGACAAGCTCAGCCTGACCGGCGGTATTCGCTATACGATGGACCGGATGAGCGATCTTTCTCGCAACATCAACACGACGATAGTCAGGCCCGGCGTCGCGACTTTCTCCTGCCAGGATATCCTGCTGTTCAACGCTGGCACGGCCGCCAATCCGATCCCGGTTTCGGCTTCGGGACCCACCGGACCCGAGTGCGTCCAGCGGATCAAGATCTCGTCCAATCGCCCGACCTGGCTGATCGACGTCGACTACAAGCCGAGCAACGATCTGCTACTCTACGCGAAATATGCGCGCGGCTATCGCCAGGGCAGCATCATCTCGAACAATTTCGGCTTCGAGACCTTCAATCCCGAAAAGGTCGATACTTTCGAGGCCGGCGCCAAGACAAGCGTCGGTGGCGCGGTGGCGGGTTATTTCAACATAGCCGCGTTCTACAATAATTTCACCAACCAGCAGATTGCAGTGAACTCGGTGGTTGCCCCGGCCTATGCCGCCGTGATCGCGCCGAGCCAGATCATCGCCAACGCCGGCAAGTCTCGCATCTGGGGCATCGAGGTCGACGCATCCGCGCGGCCGTTCCAGGGACTGAGGCTCGACCTCAGCTATGCCTATCTCAATACCAAGCTGATCTCGATCGTGCCGCCGGCGCTGCCGGTATTCTTCAGCGACCTGCAGCCGGCGGCGGACGTTGGCGGGCCCCTCGCCCAGTCGCCCAAGAACCGCGTGACCGTGACTGCAACCTACACGCTGCCGCTCGATGAGAGCATCGGCAAGATCTCGCTGGGCGGTACCTTCACTCATACCGATGCCAACCAGGTTCACACCCAGCGGTTCGCTCCCACGACTTTCAAGGTGCAGGCGGTCGACATGCTCAATCTCAATGCCAGCTGGGATTCGGTTGGAGGCCTGCCGGTCGACCTGTCCTTTTTCATGACCAACGTGACCAACATCAAGCGTTACGTCTATCCGATCGCCACCTACCAGACGACCGGCGCGGAATCCGTCTACCTCAACCAGCCGCGCATGTGGGGATTCCGTGCGAAGTACCGCTTTGGAGAGTAA
- a CDS encoding sensor histidine kinase produces the protein MELDLADFRELFDAAPVGLAVLDTDLRYLFCNEALAVLNGVPASDHIGRTVADIVPGVAEAAEGPFRSVFETGEPVLDLHFSGDVPANSSSPRSWVENVQPVFRDGRVAAIVVSVQEVTALEETQRALLASEQTLQASQALNPDGFAILRAVRSDQGKIVDLEWEYANPAAQRAAVVSPLIGRRLLEIAPAGGALDEAFARYAKTLHEGGTSTLEFPYENGRFKGWFRSTVVAIDGERIAISFADITKRKHHEEALTLALQEFRHRVKNLLSVVSSLVGHARRSAATPEALAETIQRQLQTLSAAQDLLLTEGAGPVPLAELVAAALRPFNVADLQIDGGPQIPTPTKAVLPFTLALHELATNAMKHGALSREGGACIDLLAGGG, from the coding sequence ATGGAACTCGACTTGGCGGATTTCCGGGAGCTGTTCGATGCAGCTCCCGTTGGCCTCGCGGTGCTGGACACGGATTTGCGCTATCTCTTCTGCAACGAAGCCCTGGCCGTACTGAACGGCGTGCCGGCGAGCGATCACATCGGCCGCACCGTTGCCGATATCGTACCTGGCGTGGCCGAGGCCGCAGAAGGGCCTTTTCGATCGGTGTTCGAGACAGGCGAGCCGGTCCTTGACCTCCACTTCAGCGGCGACGTCCCGGCGAATTCGAGCTCGCCGCGTTCCTGGGTCGAAAATGTACAGCCAGTCTTCAGAGATGGGCGCGTCGCGGCGATCGTCGTCAGCGTTCAGGAGGTCACCGCGTTGGAAGAGACGCAGCGCGCCCTCCTGGCGAGCGAACAGACGCTTCAGGCGTCGCAGGCGCTCAATCCCGACGGCTTTGCGATCCTGCGCGCCGTGCGAAGCGATCAAGGTAAAATCGTCGATCTCGAATGGGAGTATGCCAATCCGGCGGCCCAGCGCGCCGCGGTCGTCTCACCGCTGATCGGGCGAAGGCTTCTGGAGATCGCGCCGGCGGGAGGGGCCCTCGACGAGGCCTTCGCGCGCTATGCAAAGACACTGCATGAGGGCGGGACGTCCACGCTCGAGTTTCCCTACGAAAATGGCAGGTTCAAAGGCTGGTTCCGCTCGACGGTCGTCGCGATCGACGGGGAACGGATTGCCATCTCTTTCGCGGACATAACAAAGCGCAAGCACCACGAGGAAGCGCTCACGCTTGCCCTGCAGGAGTTTCGCCACAGGGTGAAAAATCTGCTCTCCGTGGTAAGCAGTCTCGTCGGCCACGCTCGGCGTAGTGCCGCAACGCCCGAGGCGCTGGCAGAAACCATCCAACGGCAGCTACAGACTCTAAGCGCGGCTCAAGACCTGCTGCTGACCGAGGGAGCAGGCCCGGTTCCGCTCGCCGAGCTGGTTGCCGCGGCGCTGAGGCCCTTTAACGTCGCTGACCTCCAGATCGATGGGGGACCTCAAATTCCAACGCCGACGAAAGCGGTCCTTCCTTTCACGCTAGCGCTCCACGAGCTCGCGACCAACGCGATGAAGCATGGAGCCCTGTCGCGCGAGGGGGGGGCGTGCATCGATCTCCTGGCGGGTGGAGGATGA
- a CDS encoding MFS transporter, translated as MKKASQSNSQRSSSWALAGLSLTMLMPSLATSTANIALPDLARTFAASFQAAQWIVLSYLLTVTALIVAVGRLGDVLGRRRLLLIGTIIFAGASLLCGLSPSLELLIVARVAQGAGAAIMMALTMAFVGAVVPPERTGSAMGLLGSMSAVGTTLGPAVGGLLIVWAGAKAIFLINVPIAGLALAIAIGTLPRDLPRTAATALRFDVGGMGLMVTALTAYALTLTLSRGQFGLLNAAALIVAFAASIGFVAVEIKVTSPLVRIDMFRNRELVAGLAANVLVSAVMMATLIVGPFYLTKAISLRPAAAGLILAIGPLAAAIAGVPAGRIVDRFGSERAALAGLAALAVGATALSVVPASFGIAGYAVPIVVMTTAYGLFQAANNTKIMTRANAAERGVVSGLLNLSRNLGLITGASAMGAVFAWGTAVRDVVTASPKAITAGMHSTFGIAAILIVVSLLISVRAGSDVLRREAAAAG; from the coding sequence ATGAAAAAGGCCTCACAATCCAACTCTCAGAGATCGTCATCTTGGGCACTGGCCGGGCTCTCACTGACGATGCTGATGCCATCGCTTGCGACCAGTACGGCAAACATCGCTTTGCCCGATCTTGCGCGGACTTTCGCAGCATCGTTTCAAGCGGCCCAATGGATCGTGCTCAGCTATCTGTTGACCGTCACCGCGCTGATCGTGGCGGTCGGTCGTCTTGGAGACGTGCTGGGTCGGCGCCGCTTGTTGCTGATTGGTACGATAATCTTCGCAGGAGCATCTTTGCTCTGCGGCCTATCGCCAAGCCTCGAGTTGCTGATCGTCGCCCGGGTTGCCCAGGGGGCGGGCGCCGCGATCATGATGGCATTGACGATGGCCTTTGTCGGCGCGGTGGTACCGCCTGAACGGACTGGAAGCGCCATGGGTCTTCTCGGCTCCATGTCGGCTGTCGGCACGACGCTGGGACCGGCAGTTGGCGGGCTTCTGATCGTATGGGCAGGCGCCAAGGCGATATTCCTGATCAACGTGCCGATTGCTGGTCTCGCCTTAGCGATCGCAATAGGCACCCTGCCGCGAGATCTTCCGCGCACAGCGGCGACAGCCCTGCGTTTCGACGTCGGGGGCATGGGTCTCATGGTCACCGCGCTCACCGCCTATGCCTTGACGTTGACGCTGAGCCGCGGGCAATTTGGATTGCTGAATGCTGCAGCCCTCATTGTCGCTTTCGCCGCAAGCATCGGCTTTGTCGCCGTAGAAATCAAAGTGACTTCGCCGCTTGTCCGGATAGACATGTTCCGTAACCGAGAGCTGGTCGCCGGGCTTGCTGCCAACGTGCTCGTCTCGGCGGTCATGATGGCGACACTGATCGTCGGCCCGTTCTATTTGACCAAAGCCATCTCGCTGCGCCCTGCCGCCGCGGGGCTCATCCTCGCTATCGGTCCGCTCGCTGCCGCAATTGCCGGGGTGCCGGCAGGCCGAATTGTCGATCGCTTTGGTTCGGAGCGCGCCGCGCTTGCCGGTCTCGCTGCTCTTGCTGTCGGGGCTACTGCTTTGTCCGTGGTCCCCGCGAGCTTCGGCATTGCGGGATATGCCGTGCCGATTGTCGTTATGACGACCGCCTACGGGCTGTTCCAGGCGGCCAACAACACGAAGATCATGACACGCGCCAATGCGGCAGAACGCGGCGTCGTCTCGGGGCTGCTAAACCTGTCGCGCAATCTCGGGCTGATCACGGGGGCATCGGCCATGGGCGCCGTTTTTGCCTGGGGAACGGCGGTGCGTGACGTGGTAACGGCATCGCCCAAAGCGATCACGGCGGGCATGCATTCGACGTTCGGAATTGCCGCCATCCTCATTGTGGTTTCGCTACTGATCTCTGTGCGCGCGGGGTCCGATGTTCTCAGGCGAGAAGCTGCGGCAGCAGGCTAA
- a CDS encoding helix-turn-helix domain-containing protein produces the protein MKLIEISEVAKRSGVPASTLRFYEEKGLIESLDRRGLRRTFGHDVFGRLSLIALGRMAGFSLDQIRAMFGNGLAAQIDRSLLSHKANELDRTIKQLSALKNGLEHAASCPAPSHMECPSFRRLLKVAAARGGKVVPARLDPRMSKSGPTLT, from the coding sequence ATGAAACTGATCGAAATTTCGGAGGTCGCCAAGCGCTCGGGTGTCCCGGCCTCGACGCTGCGCTTCTATGAGGAGAAAGGTCTGATTGAATCTCTGGATCGGCGCGGACTCCGGCGCACTTTCGGCCACGATGTATTCGGCCGCCTGTCCTTGATTGCGCTCGGCCGGATGGCCGGTTTTTCGCTCGACCAGATCAGGGCGATGTTCGGCAACGGCCTCGCAGCTCAGATCGACCGCAGTTTACTATCACACAAGGCGAACGAACTGGATCGGACGATCAAGCAGCTTAGCGCGCTCAAGAACGGCCTCGAACATGCCGCGTCATGCCCGGCGCCTAGCCACATGGAATGTCCTTCATTCCGGCGCCTGCTGAAAGTCGCAGCGGCCCGAGGGGGTAAGGTAGTGCCGGCGCGCCTGGATCCTCGGATGAGCAAGTCGGGCCCAACCCTTACTTAG
- a CDS encoding LuxR C-terminal-related transcriptional regulator, with the protein MRRRASISFYLNNQGIRAEPFETIEEFVASWPKSGLVLMHDEANAVASLAREICGRQGWLPIVAYSSSPEPCDIVEAVLEGAVGFAVWPGCGETLTRVLQGACNRSNALAAGGSRQVLAAARIEKLSRREREILAGMVEGLSNRLIGEHLGISPRTVELHRANLLAKIGAKHSAEAIRVAIEASLPAFKPAIIKIALAA; encoded by the coding sequence GTGCGGCGCCGTGCGTCGATCTCCTTCTATCTCAATAACCAAGGCATCCGCGCCGAACCATTCGAGACCATCGAAGAGTTCGTGGCGTCCTGGCCCAAATCCGGCCTGGTCCTCATGCACGATGAAGCGAATGCCGTCGCCTCCCTCGCTCGGGAGATCTGCGGCCGCCAGGGCTGGCTTCCGATCGTGGCCTATTCGAGCAGCCCGGAGCCATGCGACATTGTCGAAGCCGTGCTCGAAGGAGCCGTCGGCTTTGCTGTTTGGCCGGGCTGCGGCGAGACCTTGACCCGGGTACTGCAAGGTGCCTGCAATCGCTCGAATGCGCTGGCCGCAGGCGGTTCGCGTCAGGTTCTGGCGGCGGCGCGGATCGAAAAGCTCTCGCGGCGAGAGCGAGAAATCCTCGCCGGCATGGTCGAAGGTCTGAGCAACCGGCTGATCGGCGAGCACCTAGGCATCAGCCCCCGCACGGTCGAATTGCACCGCGCCAATCTCCTCGCGAAAATCGGAGCCAAGCACAGCGCCGAGGCAATTCGCGTCGCTATCGAGGCGTCGCTGCCGGCTTTCAAGCCTGCAATCATCAAAATCGCTCTGGCAGCCTGA
- a CDS encoding LuxR C-terminal-related transcriptional regulator: MLAGIAEGRINRLTGKYLGISPRTAELHRANLQFKIKAKCSAKRSARQSKRRSWPSSRWTPVSREGSCRQFPFQAAHVSQMLP; the protein is encoded by the coding sequence ATGCTCGCTGGCATCGCCGAGGGCCGCATTAACCGCCTTACAGGTAAGTATCTCGGTATCAGCCCTCGCACTGCCGAGCTGCACCGCGCCAACCTGCAGTTCAAAATCAAAGCTAAGTGTAGCGCGAAGCGGTCCGCTCGGCAATCGAAGCGTCGCTCCTGGCCTTCGAGCCGTTGGACTCCAGTGTCCCGCGAAGGATCATGCCGTCAATTTCCTTTTCAGGCCGCACATGTCAGCCAAATGCTGCCCTAA